One region of Anaeromyxobacter paludicola genomic DNA includes:
- a CDS encoding hybrid sensor histidine kinase/response regulator — translation MNVTTEPGTTSFLALLLGEPGVARCVVGPDGAARDANAAWLAYGETAPVEPPRAVTGRFPGLPEVEAAWARAQAGRRAAIPRHPRRAGGHESWWEGAVDPIPLPDGTGWLVTLREVGGPAPSSSDLRERELFLEQLRVSAARDGFRLLLADTLRPLADPDEIQGEAARVLGQHLGATRVHYGEVTPDGAYGIVRSEYRVPGAASTVGRYHLDSYGPLVMGEFRAGRTLVIHDVGSDARLRPDERAATAALGIGAYALLSLFKEGRPVALLVVHQDVPRRWTAEDLALLEETAERTWSSVARARAEQALRESEAKYRSLFDSIDEGFCIIEVLFEGERPADYRFLEVNRSFERHTGLSGATGRCIRELVPAHEEHWFRIYGDVARTGEAARFELPAQALGRYYEVSAFRIGSPEQRRVAVLFDDITARKRAEEELREADRVKTGFLAMLSHELRNPLAPIRNSIYLLERAAAGSEQAARAQEVIRRQTEHLSRLVDDLLDVTRIAHGKVALQRARVDLRDVVRRTADDLRSMFEQGGVGLSVEEETNGPAWVDADATRIGQVLGNLLQNALKFTPGGGRVVVALRADGREVELRVRDTGVGMSPATLARLFEPFAQAEQPLARTAGGLGLGLALVKGLVELHGGSVAARSEGLGLGSELAFRLPLAPAAPAAAAAPGPAVAPRSRDILLVEDNVDAGQSLAEILALEGHRVRVARDGRSALELARALRPDVVLCDIGLPDMDGYEVARALRADEALGSARLIALSGYAQPEDRARAREAGFEAHLPKPPDIELLLAALDRAR, via the coding sequence TTGAACGTCACCACCGAGCCCGGCACCACCTCCTTCCTCGCGCTCCTGCTCGGCGAGCCCGGCGTCGCGCGCTGCGTCGTCGGGCCGGACGGCGCCGCCCGCGACGCGAACGCCGCCTGGCTGGCGTACGGCGAGACCGCGCCGGTCGAGCCGCCTCGCGCGGTGACCGGCCGCTTCCCCGGATTGCCCGAGGTCGAGGCGGCCTGGGCGCGGGCGCAGGCGGGCCGCCGGGCGGCGATCCCGCGCCATCCGCGCCGGGCCGGCGGTCACGAGAGCTGGTGGGAGGGGGCCGTCGATCCCATCCCGCTGCCGGACGGGACCGGCTGGCTCGTCACGCTCCGGGAGGTGGGCGGGCCCGCGCCTTCGAGCAGCGACCTCCGCGAGCGAGAGCTCTTCCTGGAGCAGCTCCGGGTCTCCGCCGCCCGCGACGGCTTCCGCCTGCTGCTCGCCGACACCCTGCGGCCGCTCGCCGATCCGGACGAGATCCAGGGGGAGGCGGCGCGGGTCCTCGGGCAGCACCTCGGCGCCACGCGCGTGCACTACGGCGAGGTGACGCCCGACGGCGCGTACGGGATCGTCCGCTCCGAGTACCGGGTGCCCGGCGCCGCGAGCACCGTCGGCCGCTACCACCTCGACAGCTACGGCCCGCTCGTCATGGGGGAGTTCCGCGCCGGCCGCACGCTCGTCATCCACGACGTCGGGAGCGACGCGCGGCTGCGCCCGGACGAGCGGGCGGCCACGGCGGCGCTCGGCATCGGCGCCTACGCCCTCCTGTCGCTGTTCAAGGAAGGCCGGCCCGTCGCGCTCCTCGTCGTCCACCAGGACGTGCCGCGCCGCTGGACGGCCGAGGACCTCGCCCTCCTCGAGGAGACCGCGGAGCGGACCTGGTCCTCGGTGGCGCGGGCCCGGGCGGAGCAGGCCCTCCGGGAGTCGGAGGCCAAGTACCGCTCCCTCTTCGACTCGATCGACGAGGGGTTCTGCATCATCGAGGTGCTCTTCGAGGGCGAGCGGCCCGCGGACTACCGCTTCCTCGAGGTGAACCGCTCCTTCGAGCGGCACACCGGCCTCTCCGGCGCGACCGGCCGCTGCATCCGCGAGCTGGTGCCGGCGCACGAGGAGCACTGGTTCCGGATCTACGGGGACGTCGCCCGCACCGGCGAGGCGGCCCGCTTCGAGCTCCCGGCGCAGGCGCTCGGCCGCTACTACGAGGTCTCGGCCTTCCGCATCGGCAGCCCCGAGCAGCGCCGGGTGGCGGTGCTGTTCGACGACATCACCGCGCGCAAGCGGGCGGAGGAGGAGCTCCGGGAGGCGGACCGGGTCAAGACCGGCTTCCTGGCGATGCTGTCGCACGAGCTGCGCAACCCCCTCGCGCCCATCCGGAACAGCATCTACCTCCTGGAGCGGGCCGCGGCCGGCTCGGAGCAGGCGGCGCGCGCCCAGGAGGTCATCCGGCGCCAGACCGAGCACCTCTCCCGGCTGGTGGACGACCTGCTCGACGTGACGCGGATCGCGCACGGCAAGGTGGCCCTCCAGCGCGCCCGGGTGGACCTCCGCGACGTGGTGCGGCGAACCGCCGACGACCTGCGGTCGATGTTCGAGCAGGGCGGCGTCGGGCTCTCGGTCGAGGAGGAGACGAACGGCCCGGCCTGGGTGGACGCCGACGCCACCCGGATCGGCCAGGTCCTCGGGAACCTCCTGCAGAACGCGCTCAAGTTCACCCCCGGCGGCGGCCGGGTGGTGGTCGCGCTCCGCGCCGACGGCCGGGAGGTGGAGCTGCGCGTCCGCGACACCGGCGTGGGGATGTCGCCCGCCACGCTGGCGCGCCTCTTCGAGCCGTTCGCCCAGGCCGAGCAGCCGCTGGCGCGGACCGCGGGCGGCCTCGGCCTCGGGCTCGCCCTGGTGAAGGGGCTGGTGGAGCTGCACGGCGGCTCGGTCGCGGCGCGCAGCGAGGGGCTCGGGCTCGGCTCGGAGCTCGCGTTCCGCCTGCCGCTCGCGCCCGCCGCGCCCGCCGCCGCGGCCGCCCCGGGCCCGGCCGTCGCGCCCCGGTCCCGCGACATCCTCCTCGTCGAGGACAACGTGGACGCCGGCCAGAGCCTCGCCGAGATCCTGGCGCTCGAGGGGCACCGGGTGCGCGTGGCGCGGGACGGCCGCTCCGCGCTCGAGCTCGCCCGCGCGCTGCGCCCGGACGTGGTGCTGTGCGACATCGGGCTGCCGGACATGGACGGCTACGAGGTCGCGCGCGCCCTCCGCGCCGACGAGGCGCTCGGGAGCGCGCGCCTCATCGCGCTGAGCGGCTACGCGCAACCCGAGGATCGCGCGCGGGCGCGCGAGGCCGGGTTCGAGGCGCACCTCCCCAAGCCGCCCGACATCGAGCTCCTGCTGGCGGCGCTCGACCGCGCGCGCTGA